From Thermodesulfobacteriota bacterium, the proteins below share one genomic window:
- a CDS encoding glycosyltransferase codes for MKVAMLSPIAWRTPPRHYGPWEWVVFLLTEGLVRRGVDVTLFATKDSITSAKLEALCPRPYEEDPNLDPKVWEGLHIAHLFEKAEQFDLIHNHDDFLPLNWSGLVGTPVLTTIHGFSSPKILPAYRRYNGKVYYVSISEADREEGLEYLATIHHGIPVEQYRFNPEPGGYLLFFGRIHPEKGTHEAIELARRAGMRLIIAGIIQDRSYFEREVRPHLDSMIQYIGPVGGERKSEILGGAYALLHLIRFREPFGLSLIEAMACGTPVIARGLGAIPEIVQPGRNGWIVDGPEEAVEALEKVRKIDRSECRRSVEERFTQDRMVEDYLRVYRQILDRHKREEKRPWGGYQVLRSEASFKVKKIWVDPHQRLSYQRHLHRKEHWVVIEGKALVLLEGKEISLGPGDSIDIPQGAAHRIGNIGEGPLVFIEIQRGDLLAEEDVIRLEDDYGRSDSKGGGEPWRMASPSESITGRSSRP; via the coding sequence ATGAAGGTCGCCATGCTCAGCCCGATCGCATGGAGAACCCCTCCCAGGCATTACGGGCCGTGGGAGTGGGTGGTCTTTCTGCTCACCGAGGGGTTGGTGAGGCGAGGTGTCGATGTGACCCTTTTCGCCACGAAGGATTCGATCACCTCGGCCAAATTGGAAGCCCTCTGTCCGAGGCCCTACGAGGAGGATCCGAACCTCGATCCGAAGGTATGGGAGGGTCTCCATATCGCCCACCTTTTCGAGAAGGCCGAGCAGTTCGATTTGATCCATAACCATGACGACTTCCTCCCCCTCAACTGGAGCGGTCTGGTGGGCACGCCCGTTCTCACGACGATCCACGGGTTTTCGAGTCCGAAGATCCTTCCGGCCTACCGTCGGTACAACGGAAAGGTCTATTACGTCTCGATCAGCGAGGCCGATCGAGAGGAGGGGCTCGAATACCTGGCCACGATCCACCACGGGATCCCTGTGGAGCAGTACCGGTTTAATCCCGAGCCAGGTGGCTACCTCCTTTTCTTTGGACGGATTCACCCGGAGAAGGGAACCCACGAGGCCATCGAGCTGGCGAGAAGGGCAGGGATGAGGCTGATCATCGCCGGCATTATTCAAGACCGAAGCTACTTCGAAAGGGAGGTTCGACCCCATCTCGATTCGATGATCCAGTACATCGGCCCGGTCGGGGGGGAAAGGAAGAGCGAGATCCTGGGCGGGGCCTATGCATTGCTCCACCTGATTCGTTTTAGAGAACCTTTCGGCCTCAGCCTCATCGAGGCGATGGCCTGCGGAACGCCCGTGATCGCCAGGGGCCTTGGAGCGATTCCTGAAATCGTCCAGCCAGGCCGAAACGGGTGGATCGTGGATGGTCCGGAGGAGGCCGTTGAAGCGCTGGAGAAGGTGAGGAAGATCGACCGTTCCGAATGCAGAAGGAGCGTGGAGGAGCGATTCACCCAGGATCGGATGGTCGAGGACTACCTTCGGGTCTACCGTCAGATCCTCGATCGGCATAAAAGGGAGGAGAAGAGGCCCTGGGGAGGCTATCAGGTCCTTCGATCGGAGGCCTCCTTCAAGGTGAAGAAGATCTGGGTCGATCCCCATCAGCGGCTCAGTTATCAGAGGCATCTCCATCGGAAGGAACACTGGGTCGTGATCGAAGGAAAGGCCCTGGTCCTCCTGGAGGGGAAGGAGATCTCCCTTGGCCCGGGAGATTCGATCGATATCCCTCAGGGGGCGGCCCATCGGATCGGCAATATCGGCGAGGGACCTCTGGTCTTCATCGAGATCCAGAGAGGAGATCTGCTGGCAGAGGAGGACGTCATCCGCCTTGAGGACGATTATGGGAGAAGCGATTCGAAAGGAGGCGGGGAACCATGGAGGATGGCTTCACCCTCGGAGTCAATTACTGGCCGATCGAGTCGGCCATGA
- a CDS encoding flavodoxin family protein produces the protein MKILGILGSPRRKGNSDLLLDQALAGAKEMGAKVEKIALSRKKIAGCLDCTKCNKTGLCVIQDDMLEIHQKILKADGLIHSVPLYFWAMTSQMKAYLDRWCAFFDENWNWHKAYEPKMKGKRIGLITVCGDPDPHTADPIVHSFRETCKFSGLHLFPVVQVSAAVKGEVAKNEKAKREAFLLGQKIATPS, from the coding sequence ATGAAGATCTTGGGGATTCTCGGAAGTCCAAGGCGGAAAGGGAACAGCGACCTCCTGCTCGATCAGGCCCTCGCCGGGGCGAAAGAGATGGGAGCCAAGGTGGAGAAGATCGCCCTAAGCCGCAAAAAGATTGCAGGATGTTTGGACTGCACGAAATGCAACAAGACGGGCCTCTGCGTGATCCAGGACGACATGCTCGAGATCCATCAAAAGATCCTCAAGGCGGACGGCCTCATCCACAGCGTCCCGCTCTATTTCTGGGCCATGACCTCGCAGATGAAGGCCTATTTGGACCGGTGGTGCGCCTTCTTCGATGAAAACTGGAACTGGCACAAGGCGTATGAACCGAAGATGAAGGGGAAACGGATCGGCCTGATCACCGTCTGCGGCGACCCCGATCCCCATACGGCCGACCCAATCGTCCACAGCTTCAGGGAGACCTGTAAATTCTCCGGCCTTCATCTCTTTCCCGTGGTCCAGGTCTCGGCCGCGGTCAAGGGAGAGGTGGCGAAGAACGAGAAGGCGAAGAGAGAGGCCTTTCTCTTGGGGCAGAAGATCGCCACCCCTTCATGA
- a CDS encoding glycosyltransferase family 4 protein, which yields MVEGIGHGQNGGRKVFFVGTYPPRNCGIATFTHDLSHALSGVNGKVSYRVAAITNIPEGYDYPEEVSFEIHQNQIHDYRLAADYVNFSGADIVCLQHEFGIFGGAAGTYINHFLSNLKKPVVTTLHTVLKEPNETFRQALLSIAELSLGLVVMSRQAIQLLTEVYGIERDKIFFIHHGIPDTPFVDPNFYKDRFQVEGRFVLLTFGLLNPNKGIELVLEALPLVAEKYPKVAYIILGATHPEVKRLRGEEYRLSLQRKVTKLGLESHVFFYNRFVDLQELCEFIGACDLYITPYRSREQITSGTLAYALGMGKPVISTPYWYAQEMLAEERGILVDFGDVEGMANAILEMIENEPKRHQMRKRAYEFGRTMVWREVGKEYLRVFETVLSRVHKIPTRRAFEQTFTQQDALPEVTLDHLCRLTDDTGLIQHATYGIPDRRHGYSTDDAGRALVVVLQFYDQYREQRALELAERYLSFLAYAQREDGRFHGFMDYQRKFIDEVGSEDTQGRALWGLGCAVSLGPHDPFRALAKELFERAIQNLHLNHPRSLAYAIFGFWYFLQRYEGATAIRRGLIAFSDRLVEAYEANREKDWRWFHGALTYGNAKIPQALLLAYHLTGTARYREVGLESLDFLTQELFNGDYFDLVGNSRWYERGHPKATFSQQPIDAGYLTEAYATAYRLTQKEEYLRLAQAAFEWFLGRNRLGLSLYDFSRGACFDGIDPHGINQNQGAESIICFLLANLALSQKGMLRTLIKRPFGLDSGLSLHLPSSEQAGERGG from the coding sequence GTGGTGGAGGGGATCGGCCATGGCCAAAACGGGGGGAGAAAGGTCTTTTTCGTGGGGACTTACCCTCCACGGAATTGCGGCATTGCCACCTTCACCCATGATCTCTCCCATGCCTTGAGCGGGGTCAACGGAAAGGTTTCCTACCGGGTCGCCGCCATCACCAACATTCCCGAGGGGTATGATTATCCCGAGGAAGTCTCCTTCGAGATCCACCAGAACCAGATTCACGACTACCGGCTGGCCGCGGACTACGTGAACTTCTCCGGGGCCGATATCGTCTGTCTCCAGCATGAATTCGGAATTTTTGGCGGGGCCGCGGGGACCTATATCAACCACTTCCTCTCCAATCTGAAGAAGCCCGTGGTCACCACCCTCCACACCGTCCTCAAGGAGCCAAACGAGACCTTTCGACAGGCCCTTCTTTCGATCGCCGAGCTTTCTCTCGGGCTGGTGGTGATGAGCCGACAGGCCATCCAGCTCCTCACGGAGGTCTACGGAATCGAACGGGACAAGATCTTTTTTATCCATCACGGGATTCCGGATACTCCCTTCGTGGATCCTAATTTTTATAAAGATCGGTTTCAGGTCGAAGGCCGGTTCGTCCTGCTGACCTTCGGTCTCCTCAACCCGAACAAAGGGATCGAGTTGGTCCTGGAGGCCCTTCCCCTGGTCGCGGAAAAGTATCCGAAGGTGGCCTATATCATCCTCGGAGCGACCCATCCCGAAGTGAAACGCCTCCGGGGAGAGGAGTACCGGCTTTCGCTTCAGCGGAAGGTGACCAAATTGGGGCTCGAATCCCATGTCTTCTTCTACAACCGGTTCGTTGACCTTCAGGAACTTTGCGAGTTCATCGGGGCTTGTGATCTCTACATCACCCCCTATCGCTCCAGAGAGCAGATCACGAGCGGGACCCTCGCCTATGCCCTGGGGATGGGCAAACCCGTCATCTCCACCCCCTACTGGTATGCGCAGGAGATGCTGGCCGAGGAGCGGGGGATCTTGGTCGATTTCGGGGATGTGGAGGGAATGGCCAATGCGATCCTCGAGATGATCGAGAACGAACCGAAGCGCCACCAGATGCGGAAGCGGGCTTATGAATTCGGGAGGACCATGGTCTGGAGGGAAGTGGGAAAGGAGTACCTGAGGGTCTTCGAGACGGTCCTCAGCCGGGTCCATAAGATTCCGACGAGGAGGGCCTTCGAGCAGACCTTCACGCAGCAGGACGCCCTTCCGGAGGTGACCCTCGACCACCTCTGCCGTCTAACGGACGATACTGGCCTGATTCAACATGCCACCTATGGCATTCCTGACCGTCGCCACGGCTATTCGACCGACGATGCGGGGAGGGCCCTGGTCGTGGTCCTCCAGTTTTATGACCAGTACAGGGAGCAACGGGCTCTCGAGTTGGCCGAGCGCTATCTCTCGTTCCTCGCCTATGCCCAGCGGGAGGACGGAAGGTTCCATGGGTTCATGGACTATCAGCGGAAATTTATAGACGAGGTCGGCAGCGAGGACACCCAGGGAAGGGCCCTTTGGGGATTGGGGTGTGCCGTGAGCCTTGGGCCCCATGATCCTTTTCGAGCCCTTGCCAAAGAGCTCTTCGAGAGGGCGATTCAGAACCTCCATCTGAACCATCCCCGATCCCTGGCCTATGCCATCTTTGGGTTCTGGTATTTTCTCCAGAGGTACGAGGGAGCGACCGCCATCCGACGAGGGTTGATCGCCTTTTCCGACCGACTCGTCGAGGCCTACGAGGCGAACCGTGAGAAGGATTGGCGATGGTTTCATGGCGCTCTCACCTATGGGAATGCGAAGATCCCCCAGGCGCTGCTTCTGGCCTATCATCTGACAGGCACGGCCCGATACCGGGAGGTGGGGCTCGAAAGCCTCGATTTTCTGACCCAGGAGCTCTTCAACGGAGATTATTTCGACCTTGTGGGCAACTCAAGGTGGTACGAACGGGGACACCCGAAGGCGACCTTCAGCCAACAGCCGATCGATGCCGGTTACCTGACCGAGGCCTATGCGACCGCCTACCGGCTGACCCAGAAAGAAGAGTACCTGAGACTGGCTCAGGCGGCCTTCGAGTGGTTTCTCGGAAGAAACCGGCTTGGCCTCTCCCTTTACGATTTTTCGAGGGGGGCCTGTTTCGATGGGATCGATCCCCATGGCATCAATCAAAACCAGGGTGCGGAGTCGATCATCTGCTTCCTCCTCGCCAATCTGGCCCTTTCTCAGAAAGGGATGCTTCGAACCTTGATCAAACGCCCCTTTGGTCTCGATTCCGGTTTAAGTCTCCACCTTCCCTCCTCCGAACAGGCCGGTGAGAGGGGAGGATGA
- a CDS encoding glycosidase: MSRTDRNRYPSLFKRHPGNPILEASMWPYPTNSVFNAGVADLGDETLLLVRVEDRRGFSHLTVARSRNGVDGWVIDPKPTLEPDPEGHPEEVWGIEDPRIVYLVERGEWAITYTAYSIGGPLVSLATTKDFRSFQRWGPVMPPEDKDAALFPRRFGERWVMLHRPVPVSQLGAHIWISYSPDLKHWGDHRILIESRRGGWWDSFKIGLGPPPLETPEGWLVLYHGVRQTAAGCIYRLGLALLDLQDPSRVLRRSDEWVFGPEESYERSGDVADVVFPCGWVLDKDGKIRLYYGAADTCMALAIGELDPILNYLLSCPVPGPQPLQCFR, from the coding sequence ATGTCCCGAACGGATCGAAACCGATATCCAAGTCTCTTTAAACGCCATCCAGGCAATCCCATTCTCGAAGCCTCCATGTGGCCCTACCCGACGAACTCCGTCTTCAACGCAGGGGTGGCCGACCTCGGAGACGAGACCCTGTTGCTCGTGAGGGTAGAGGACCGTCGCGGTTTTTCCCATCTGACCGTGGCGAGGAGCCGAAACGGGGTGGATGGTTGGGTGATCGATCCCAAACCGACGCTCGAGCCGGACCCGGAGGGCCACCCGGAGGAGGTCTGGGGGATCGAAGATCCCCGAATCGTCTACCTTGTAGAACGAGGGGAGTGGGCGATAACCTACACGGCCTATTCGATCGGGGGACCGCTGGTCTCCCTGGCGACCACAAAAGATTTTAGGAGCTTCCAACGATGGGGACCGGTCATGCCCCCCGAGGACAAGGACGCGGCTCTCTTTCCGAGGCGGTTCGGAGAGCGCTGGGTTATGCTTCATCGCCCCGTGCCCGTCTCCCAGCTCGGCGCCCATATCTGGATCTCTTATTCCCCCGACCTGAAGCACTGGGGAGACCATCGGATCCTCATCGAATCGAGAAGGGGGGGCTGGTGGGATTCCTTCAAGATCGGTTTAGGACCGCCGCCCCTTGAGACCCCGGAGGGATGGCTCGTCCTCTACCACGGGGTGAGGCAGACGGCTGCAGGCTGTATTTATCGTCTGGGCCTGGCCCTCCTGGACCTCCAAGACCCCTCACGGGTGTTGAGAAGGAGCGACGAGTGGGTCTTCGGTCCAGAGGAATCCTACGAACGGTCTGGCGATGTAGCGGATGTGGTCTTTCCCTGTGGTTGGGTCTTGGACAAAGACGGAAAGATTCGGCTCTACTATGGAGCGGCCGACACCTGCATGGCCCTGGCCATCGGAGAGCTCGACCCGATTCTCAATTATCTCCTGAGCTGTCCGGTTCCCGGCCCCCAACCCCTTCAGTGTTTCCGTTGA
- a CDS encoding Hsp20/alpha crystallin family protein: MDRLWDSFFERGVRRKTDEAGDWFPTLDVSETKDDLVIKAEVPGLEPKDIDISLSDGVLTIKGEKKEEREEKEEDYYLMERCYGSFARSIQLPKRVQSDKIQATYKNGLLKIVLPKSEEAKKKEIKIQVQ; encoded by the coding sequence ATGGACCGTCTCTGGGATTCCTTCTTCGAAAGGGGGGTGAGGAGGAAAACCGATGAGGCGGGCGATTGGTTCCCGACCCTCGATGTCTCCGAGACCAAGGACGATCTGGTGATCAAGGCCGAGGTCCCGGGGTTGGAACCCAAGGACATTGATATCTCCCTTTCCGACGGGGTCCTCACCATCAAGGGTGAGAAGAAGGAGGAAAGGGAGGAGAAGGAAGAAGATTATTACCTGATGGAGAGGTGCTATGGGTCTTTTGCTCGGTCGATCCAACTTCCCAAAAGGGTCCAGAGCGATAAGATCCAGGCGACCTACAAAAATGGGTTGTTGAAAATCGTCCTTCCCAAATCGGAAGAGGCGAAGAAGAAAGAGATCAAGATCCAAGTGCAATAA
- a CDS encoding ATP-dependent Clp protease proteolytic subunit translates to MNFEISSLFWIFFMIVALQPLFRKRWLEASRQKMIIKIERMRNSRVILLVHRQESMNLLGFPLVRYIDVNDSEEVIRAIRMTDPDVPIDIVLHTPGGLVLASYQIAHALRLHRAKVTAFVPYYAMSGGTLIALAADEIVMSEHAVLGPVDPQLGEYPAVSLVKLVENKPLAEIDDRSYILADIGRKAIQQLREQIKFLLGDKYHEEKAEALARTLTEGKWTHDYPITYWEAQRLGLPVTKEIPAEFYELMGLYPQPVRHTPSVEYLPIPRFRGPSHRSKAGPWEGS, encoded by the coding sequence ATGAACTTCGAAATCTCGAGCCTTTTCTGGATCTTTTTCATGATCGTCGCCCTTCAACCCCTCTTCCGGAAACGGTGGCTTGAGGCCTCGCGACAGAAAATGATCATCAAGATCGAACGGATGAGAAATTCAAGGGTCATCCTTCTCGTCCATAGGCAGGAGAGCATGAACCTCCTCGGTTTCCCCCTCGTGCGGTACATCGATGTGAACGATTCGGAAGAGGTCATCCGTGCGATCCGTATGACTGACCCCGATGTCCCGATCGATATCGTCCTCCATACCCCCGGGGGTTTAGTGCTCGCCTCCTATCAGATCGCCCATGCCCTGAGGCTCCATCGAGCCAAGGTCACCGCTTTCGTCCCCTACTACGCCATGTCGGGCGGAACCCTGATCGCCCTCGCTGCCGATGAGATCGTGATGAGCGAACACGCGGTCCTCGGCCCCGTCGATCCACAATTGGGAGAATATCCCGCGGTCTCCCTGGTGAAACTGGTCGAGAATAAGCCCTTGGCAGAGATCGATGACCGATCCTACATCCTCGCCGATATTGGACGAAAGGCGATCCAGCAGCTGCGGGAACAGATCAAATTTCTGCTCGGAGACAAATATCACGAGGAAAAGGCCGAGGCCCTGGCTCGGACGTTGACCGAGGGGAAATGGACCCACGACTACCCCATTACCTATTGGGAGGCCCAGAGGCTCGGTCTGCCCGTCACCAAAGAAATCCCTGCCGAATTCTATGAGCTCATGGGCCTCTATCCCCAGCCCGTGAGGCATACCCCCTCTGTGGAGTATCTGCCCATCCCCCGGTTCAGGGGGCCATCGCACCGATCGAAGGCGGGTCCCTGGGAGGGATCATGA
- a CDS encoding MarC family protein, giving the protein MKEFFDLFTSFRLFLPFIPFFVAFDPFGILPVFTSLTAEMSLSEQKRVVRQSTITAFLVGMGFLVAGRSVFGLLHITVSDFKVAGGILLFIIAIVDLIFPERTRTFPKETLGVVPIGIPLIVGPGVLTLLLMSAPAYGYVPTIVCFVLNLLLVWFVFNHSRQVMRFLKDGGTKGIGKIFALLLASFGVMMIRTGLAEWFLLFRGS; this is encoded by the coding sequence ATGAAGGAGTTTTTCGATCTGTTCACCTCCTTTAGGCTTTTTTTGCCTTTCATCCCCTTCTTCGTCGCCTTCGATCCTTTCGGGATCTTGCCCGTTTTTACCTCCCTTACGGCAGAGATGAGCCTGTCCGAACAGAAACGGGTCGTCCGGCAATCGACGATCACCGCCTTTCTGGTGGGCATGGGGTTTTTGGTGGCGGGCCGTTCGGTCTTCGGCCTTCTCCACATCACCGTTTCGGACTTCAAGGTGGCAGGAGGCATCCTCCTCTTCATCATCGCCATCGTCGACCTCATCTTTCCCGAAAGGACCCGGACCTTTCCCAAGGAGACCCTCGGGGTAGTTCCCATCGGAATCCCCCTCATCGTTGGCCCTGGCGTCCTCACCCTTCTCCTGATGAGCGCTCCGGCTTACGGGTATGTCCCGACGATAGTCTGCTTCGTCCTCAACCTGCTTTTGGTCTGGTTTGTCTTCAACCACTCTCGGCAAGTGATGCGGTTCCTCAAGGACGGAGGCACCAAAGGGATCGGGAAGATCTTTGCTTTGCTTCTGGCCTCCTTCGGCGTGATGATGATCCGAACCGGTCTTGCGGAGTGGTTTCTTCTCTTCAGGGGGAGTTGA
- a CDS encoding cellulase family glycosylhydrolase — protein MEDGFTLGVNYWPIESAMSWWHRFDPGVVGEDFSRIGEVGLKAVRIFLLWEDFQPDPKKVRSDRLKELIRVMDLAHERGLRVLLTLFTGHMSGMNYLPPWMVEVKEEPESRFYVYSGGRRRKNKIRNFYADREAREAQKFLLREVAGALQGHPGIWAWDLGNEPSNVTQPPTRSDALVWLEEMVSELKKRDESIPVTLGLHQEDLEEDRRMGPAEVARFCDFLSIHAYSIYARWAEGRLDEAVVPFLGLLTRWLGGKEVLIEEVGLATSNAVRGEWIVTEDDGFDYYKRLLENVGTSGFLGILFWCYGDYGEALWNIPPFDEKIHERYFGLFRKDRSPKAYVKLLKEFQVEPDRRRPVLSSWIDIEPQEYYRNPMAHLERLFGRFKGQGRSHEPVVPNGR, from the coding sequence ATGGAGGATGGCTTCACCCTCGGAGTCAATTACTGGCCGATCGAGTCGGCCATGAGCTGGTGGCATCGCTTCGATCCCGGAGTGGTGGGAGAGGACTTCTCCCGGATAGGAGAGGTCGGCCTGAAGGCCGTGAGGATATTCCTCCTGTGGGAGGATTTCCAACCCGATCCGAAGAAGGTTCGGTCGGATCGTTTGAAAGAGCTGATCAGGGTGATGGACCTGGCTCACGAGCGAGGGCTGCGGGTCCTTCTTACCCTTTTTACCGGCCATATGAGCGGGATGAACTACCTACCTCCCTGGATGGTGGAGGTGAAGGAGGAACCGGAGAGCCGTTTCTATGTTTATTCGGGCGGAAGGAGGAGGAAGAACAAGATCCGGAATTTCTATGCAGATCGGGAGGCGAGGGAGGCCCAAAAATTTCTTCTCCGGGAGGTGGCGGGAGCCCTTCAGGGCCATCCGGGGATCTGGGCCTGGGACCTCGGAAACGAACCGTCCAACGTGACCCAACCCCCAACCAGGTCTGACGCCTTGGTCTGGCTCGAAGAGATGGTCTCGGAGCTGAAGAAAAGGGACGAATCGATTCCGGTGACCCTGGGTCTCCATCAGGAGGATTTGGAGGAGGACCGAAGGATGGGGCCAGCCGAGGTGGCCCGGTTTTGCGACTTTCTCTCCATCCATGCCTATTCGATCTATGCCCGTTGGGCGGAGGGGAGGCTGGACGAAGCCGTGGTCCCCTTTCTCGGCCTCCTCACCCGATGGCTCGGGGGAAAAGAGGTGCTGATCGAAGAGGTGGGGCTTGCGACCTCGAATGCGGTCCGCGGGGAATGGATCGTCACGGAGGACGATGGCTTCGATTATTATAAACGCCTTCTGGAGAACGTCGGGACCTCTGGATTTCTCGGCATCCTCTTCTGGTGTTACGGGGATTATGGTGAGGCGTTATGGAACATCCCTCCCTTCGACGAAAAGATACACGAGCGGTATTTCGGGCTCTTCCGGAAAGACCGATCTCCCAAGGCCTACGTCAAGCTCTTGAAGGAGTTTCAGGTGGAACCGGATCGAAGAAGACCGGTTTTGTCCAGCTGGATCGATATCGAACCGCAAGAGTATTATCGAAATCCGATGGCCCACCTCGAGCGGCTCTTTGGGAGATTTAAAGGGCAGGGCCGCTCCCATGAACCTGTGGTTCCAAATGGGCGATGA
- the acs gene encoding acetate--CoA ligase yields MEDQVIHPSDAVKLKATIRSLEEYQKIYHRSIEDPEGFWGELAEQLSWYKRWDKVLEYDFDRPEIKWFINGKLNASYNCLDRHLNTWRNNKVALIWQGEPLEENRIFTYQQLHYHVNKFANVLKKFGVKKGDRVSIYLPMIPELPIAMLACARIGAIHSVVFGGFSSEALRDRIKDCGSKILITADGYYRGGRIVQNKLNANEALRECPEVEKVIVVKRLGIDVEFDKRRDVWWHEEMAREDIRLHCEPAMMDSEDILFILYTSGSTGKPKGVIHTTAGYLLFVYQTLKWVFDLKEEDVFFCTADIGWVTGHSYVVYGPLALGATTLMFEGVPTYPKPDRFWEIVERYRVTAFYTAPTAIRALMKEGEEWVKRRGISSLRILGSVGEPINPEAWRWYYKYVGQERCPIMDTWWQTETGGFLISPLPITPLKPGSATFPFPGVLPKVLREDGTECDVDEGGSLVIARPWPGMLRGFWNDPERKRFKETYFSVFPGHYFTGDGAKKDKDGYFWLLGRIDDVINVSGHRIGTAEVESALVSHPAVAEAAVIGIPHEVKGQGIYAFVTLKSGVKGTEELRKELLGHVRKVIGPIATPDKLQFADALPKTRSGKIMRRILRKIAEGRLEELGDTSTLTDPSVVIQLAGERAKTD; encoded by the coding sequence ATGGAAGACCAGGTCATCCACCCCTCGGATGCGGTCAAGTTGAAAGCGACCATCCGGAGCCTCGAAGAATACCAGAAGATCTATCATCGATCTATCGAGGATCCGGAGGGGTTCTGGGGAGAGCTGGCCGAGCAGCTCAGCTGGTATAAAAGATGGGATAAGGTCCTGGAGTACGATTTCGACCGACCCGAGATCAAATGGTTCATCAACGGGAAGTTAAACGCCAGTTACAACTGTCTGGACCGCCATCTCAACACCTGGCGCAACAACAAGGTGGCCCTGATCTGGCAGGGCGAACCCCTCGAGGAGAATCGAATCTTCACCTACCAGCAGCTCCATTATCATGTCAATAAGTTTGCCAACGTCTTGAAGAAATTCGGGGTCAAGAAAGGAGACCGGGTCTCCATCTACCTCCCCATGATCCCGGAGCTCCCCATCGCCATGCTCGCCTGCGCCCGCATCGGGGCGATCCACAGCGTCGTCTTCGGAGGTTTCAGCTCCGAGGCCCTTCGCGATCGCATCAAGGATTGCGGATCGAAGATCCTCATCACGGCAGATGGATACTACCGGGGCGGCCGGATCGTCCAGAACAAACTCAACGCCAACGAGGCCCTGAGGGAATGTCCCGAAGTGGAAAAGGTGATCGTCGTCAAACGGCTGGGGATCGACGTGGAATTCGACAAGCGAAGGGATGTCTGGTGGCACGAGGAGATGGCCAGGGAGGACATCCGGCTCCACTGCGAGCCGGCCATGATGGACTCCGAAGACATCCTCTTCATCCTATATACGAGCGGAAGCACGGGAAAACCCAAAGGGGTGATTCACACCACCGCAGGCTACCTCCTCTTTGTCTATCAAACCTTGAAATGGGTCTTCGACCTGAAGGAGGAGGACGTCTTCTTCTGCACGGCCGACATCGGATGGGTGACGGGGCACAGTTATGTCGTCTATGGGCCGTTGGCCCTGGGCGCCACCACCCTCATGTTCGAGGGGGTACCCACCTACCCCAAGCCGGACCGATTCTGGGAGATCGTCGAAAGGTACCGGGTGACGGCCTTCTACACCGCCCCCACGGCGATCCGCGCCCTGATGAAGGAGGGAGAGGAGTGGGTGAAACGGAGAGGCATCTCGAGCCTGAGGATCCTCGGTTCGGTGGGCGAACCGATCAATCCCGAGGCCTGGCGATGGTATTATAAGTACGTGGGACAAGAAAGATGCCCGATCATGGATACCTGGTGGCAAACCGAAACGGGCGGTTTTCTTATCAGCCCCTTGCCGATCACGCCTTTAAAGCCGGGCTCCGCAACCTTCCCCTTTCCGGGGGTTCTTCCCAAGGTCCTGAGGGAGGACGGGACCGAGTGCGACGTGGACGAGGGGGGCTCTCTCGTCATCGCCCGGCCCTGGCCTGGGATGCTGCGGGGATTCTGGAACGACCCGGAGCGGAAGCGGTTCAAAGAGACCTACTTCTCCGTCTTTCCGGGCCACTACTTCACCGGAGACGGCGCGAAGAAGGATAAGGACGGCTACTTCTGGCTGCTGGGCCGGATCGACGACGTGATCAACGTCTCCGGTCACCGCATCGGCACCGCCGAAGTCGAAAGCGCCCTTGTCTCTCATCCGGCCGTGGCCGAGGCTGCCGTCATCGGGATCCCCCACGAGGTAAAGGGCCAAGGGATCTATGCCTTTGTCACGTTAAAAAGCGGGGTCAAGGGAACCGAAGAATTGAGAAAGGAGTTGTTAGGGCACGTGAGAAAGGTGATCGGGCCGATCGCCACCCCTGACAAGCTCCAGTTCGCCGATGCCCTTCCCAAGACCCGAAGCGGGAAGATCATGCGCCGGATCCTCAGAAAGATCGCCGAGGGAAGGCTCGAGGAGCTGGGCGACACCTCGACCCTCACCGATCCGAGCGTGGTGATCCAGCTGGCCGGCGAAAGAGCGAAAACGGATTGA